One stretch of Riemerella columbina DNA includes these proteins:
- the gldD gene encoding gliding motility lipoprotein GldD, which yields MFRKVFFVLGSLLFLIQCQDTVTPKPKGELRLEYPQPRYQTFQNPCNYTFEYATFATITPAKQRPCWYNLSYPKMKANVFLTYFPIKNDFILHLKEAEKMVYEHTIKASAIETQSFSYPEKKVYGNFYELKGETASNIQFFVTDSTRHFVTGNLYFNTRPKPDSLAPAVDYIKRDLHHLIETFQWK from the coding sequence ATGTTTAGGAAAGTATTTTTTGTGTTAGGGAGTTTACTTTTTTTAATCCAATGTCAGGACACGGTAACCCCTAAACCTAAAGGGGAGTTGAGATTAGAATATCCCCAGCCTCGGTATCAAACTTTCCAAAATCCGTGCAATTATACTTTTGAATACGCTACTTTTGCCACCATAACCCCAGCAAAACAGCGCCCTTGTTGGTACAATCTGTCTTATCCGAAGATGAAAGCCAATGTGTTCCTCACTTATTTCCCAATTAAAAACGACTTTATCCTTCATCTAAAAGAAGCCGAAAAAATGGTGTATGAGCATACCATCAAAGCCTCAGCGATAGAAACGCAGTCCTTCAGCTATCCAGAGAAAAAAGTCTATGGAAACTTCTACGAGTTAAAGGGAGAAACGGCGTCTAACATTCAGTTTTTTGTGACCGATAGCACGCGGCATTTCGTGACTGGGAATTTGTACTTCAATACCCGCCCAAAGCCTGATTCTCTGGCGCCTGCGGTAGATTATATTAAAAGAGATTTACACCATTTAATAGAAACTTTTCAATGGAAATAA
- a CDS encoding HD domain-containing protein produces the protein MINATFLIENTKTWVQEQLENADAAHDWHHTERVYQMACRLVEQEGGDPLVVAIAALLHDVADAKFHHGDETVAPRLIRAYLISQAVAEDLIQQVLFIVKHLSFRNLKQQPTELPIEFKIVQDADRLDAIGAIGIARAFHFGGHRNNPIHDPEIPPQTTFDKATYQQSKSTTINHFYEKLLLLKEMMQTPTAQAIAEKRHQKMLQFLQDFNEEWHAKDATI, from the coding sequence ATGATCAACGCCACTTTTTTAATTGAAAATACCAAAACTTGGGTACAGGAGCAATTGGAAAATGCAGATGCCGCCCACGATTGGCATCACACGGAGCGCGTGTATCAGATGGCTTGTCGCTTAGTGGAGCAGGAAGGTGGAGATCCTTTGGTGGTCGCTATTGCCGCGCTTTTGCACGATGTAGCAGATGCCAAATTTCATCACGGAGACGAAACCGTGGCACCGCGCCTGATCCGTGCGTACCTTATCAGTCAAGCGGTAGCGGAAGACCTGATTCAGCAGGTGTTGTTCATTGTGAAACATCTTTCGTTTAGGAACCTCAAGCAGCAGCCAACAGAGCTCCCTATAGAGTTCAAAATTGTACAAGATGCCGACCGCTTAGATGCTATTGGTGCTATTGGCATTGCCCGAGCTTTTCATTTTGGTGGGCATAGAAATAACCCTATTCACGATCCCGAAATTCCGCCACAAACCACTTTTGATAAAGCCACTTATCAGCAATCTAAAAGCACCACCATCAATCATTTTTATGAAAAGTTACTCTTATTAAAAGAGATGATGCAAACGCCAACCGCCCAAGCTATTGCGGAAAAAAGGCATCAAAAGATGCTCCAGTTTTTACAAGATTTTAATGAAGAATGGCACGCCAAAGATGCCACCATATAA
- a CDS encoding peptidylprolyl isomerase, which yields MNHTYKITTWMVFVWALLSSPLSAQLKPGQLVDGIAAVVGNEIVLESDIEQQENYAKQQGAKAVNRCEFLESMLNNKLLIYEAKRDTLIENQSEAIKKQAEGKYQQLLSQFPSEKALLEAYKFRTSYEMKAAIEQIDSDQYYGQEKYRRITQGVNVTPNEVTDFYNTFKSQLPVVKDEVTLAKISIKPKLSKEHQQQLIDKLNQIKKDIENGESFEQMARIYSEDPGSAANGGLYKNISKGTMVKSFEAAALNLQEGEISKPVESEFGYHLIQLVKKSGNNYDARHILLKAEPNAEEIAETKKELNDIRQQILDGKITFKEAAYKYSDDKATKFNAGVIADRNGSDKLEKLELPTTYSYQITGLKKDDITDAFEDNTTPDKKEVSIIKIVEEIPSHTLDLSTDYERIKAYALERKKGDIVEKWIAQKLPDTFISIDNRYKDCQFKTDWNKQSLVK from the coding sequence ATGAATCATACCTATAAAATAACCACTTGGATGGTCTTTGTTTGGGCTCTTTTGAGTTCGCCGCTTAGTGCTCAGTTGAAACCTGGGCAGTTGGTAGATGGCATCGCTGCGGTGGTGGGCAATGAGATTGTCTTAGAATCGGATATAGAACAGCAAGAAAACTACGCCAAGCAACAAGGCGCCAAAGCCGTAAACCGCTGCGAGTTTTTAGAGAGTATGCTCAACAATAAACTCCTCATCTACGAGGCTAAAAGAGATACTTTGATTGAAAACCAATCGGAGGCGATCAAGAAGCAAGCCGAAGGCAAATACCAGCAATTGCTCTCCCAGTTTCCATCGGAAAAAGCCTTATTGGAGGCGTATAAATTCCGAACTTCTTATGAGATGAAAGCCGCCATAGAGCAAATTGATTCTGATCAATATTACGGACAAGAAAAATACAGAAGAATTACCCAAGGGGTTAATGTAACGCCTAACGAGGTAACGGATTTTTACAACACTTTTAAAAGCCAACTGCCTGTGGTAAAAGATGAGGTGACCTTAGCGAAAATCAGCATTAAGCCTAAGTTATCTAAGGAACATCAGCAGCAGCTTATCGATAAACTCAACCAAATTAAAAAAGATATAGAGAACGGCGAGAGCTTTGAGCAGATGGCGAGAATTTACTCCGAAGATCCAGGTTCTGCAGCCAATGGCGGACTTTATAAAAATATTTCTAAAGGAACGATGGTGAAGTCATTTGAAGCAGCAGCGCTCAATTTACAGGAGGGCGAAATCTCTAAACCTGTAGAATCCGAGTTTGGTTATCACCTGATCCAGTTGGTAAAAAAGAGCGGTAACAACTACGATGCCCGACACATTTTGCTAAAAGCCGAACCTAACGCCGAAGAAATTGCCGAGACTAAAAAGGAACTCAATGACATCAGACAGCAGATTTTAGATGGCAAAATCACCTTTAAAGAAGCAGCTTATAAGTATTCTGATGATAAAGCCACGAAGTTTAATGCTGGTGTTATTGCAGACAGAAACGGCTCCGATAAATTGGAGAAGTTAGAACTGCCAACCACTTACAGCTACCAGATTACAGGGCTTAAAAAAGATGACATTACCGATGCGTTTGAGGACAACACCACGCCAGATAAAAAGGAGGTGAGCATCATTAAAATTGTGGAAGAAATCCCAAGCCATACCTTAGATCTAAGCACGGATTATGAGCGCATCAAAGCCTATGCATTGGAGCGTAAAAAAGGCGATATTGTAGAAAAATGGATTGCGCAGAAACTTCCTGACACTTTCATTTCTATTGACAATAGATACAAAGATTGTCAGTTTAAAACCGATTGGAATAAACAATCTTTGGTAAAATAA
- a CDS encoding UvrD-helicase domain-containing protein, whose amino-acid sequence MYSYNAISASAGSGKTYTLAMRVLALCLRTPHEQEIKHILALTFTNKAANEMKERILSWLESFTHLDFKENTELKAIQNYLNHQGIKLSLEDLHQRAQRVLDYILHHYSVLNISTIDKFNSKLVRHFSYELGLAQNFNLEINNEPYLIEAVEQLLDQIGEDSQVSEAFMDFVNYNLDNEERINVNQTLYERAKTFVSDVHYEALKQNENFDWTAYEHLKEQLRNEIQTAKEEQERIANQALDEIQKQNLNAGDFYGGQKSSLGAFFREVQRFNQGERSDFPFPKDEAAAMIRYQKGTASKDEAVKSAVEALLPQLLDLRTTLIKNYVEVEKKKKILKELLPLKINKEIGEQLALIEAEDDLVLLSKFNILIKENLKDEPSAFIYEKIGTRFQHYFFDEFQDTSQLQWENMLPLRDHTIYSEDHSFTLVGDPKQSIYRFRGGDSEQMLDIINRNEKVGVPLHLENLGVNWRSAKHIVEFNNQLYAYMAQDLAEEKHRLLFSEQGQQQAHNTDILGRVKVNLVDYDRANEVFFDQVAAQMYEDIKECVANGFSLQDICILCRTKKEIQELSLRLGREKIQYQGRETYIKTISEKGLTLDLSKTILAVIAYLRWENEEKNTQYLVEMLYHLNSLGRIRIQHFTEDIFKLLEGSSRQDILENLKRYYGLDFQPNHLPVLNLYNKIEHLLKVCAWQDKETDYLLNFLEEVYAFTQNGGKNLNDFIKYWDEEISKTSVQASENIDAIKMLTIHAAKGLEFPVVFLPMKNANEDSRFNDWFAVDYPQLKSVNLNQFNKDLVPYDEALQQFSDENTYKNKIDRFCVQYVATTRPVEQLFLYLQKPSKPESNKLEILDFVQQFSPSEAVFDVFPEENGSFRKQIFPKSAPEKVTRQSIKIFANREKQPHNIRVATPSKSYQARNEKVKQGIFIHDVLAKINTAEDVEKVLKSYWIEGTISTAVYQEVAEKIKAVLANPKYQMYFDEAVEEVINERDILYHGEFYRPDRIVKRHGVYYIIDFKTGAPKSKDEQQIAFYKTVLEQLGKTVAGTEILYL is encoded by the coding sequence ATGTACTCTTATAATGCCATCAGTGCTTCGGCGGGCTCTGGAAAAACCTACACATTGGCAATGCGTGTGCTGGCGCTATGTCTAAGAACACCTCACGAGCAAGAGATTAAGCATATTTTGGCGCTCACCTTTACCAACAAGGCAGCCAACGAGATGAAGGAGCGGATTTTATCTTGGTTAGAAAGCTTTACTCACCTCGATTTTAAAGAAAATACAGAACTTAAAGCCATCCAAAATTACCTGAATCATCAAGGCATTAAATTATCGTTAGAAGACCTACACCAAAGAGCACAGCGGGTTTTAGATTATATTTTGCATCATTATTCTGTGCTCAATATCAGTACGATAGATAAATTTAACTCTAAATTGGTGCGGCATTTTTCCTACGAATTGGGCTTGGCGCAAAATTTCAATTTGGAAATCAATAATGAACCGTATCTTATAGAAGCCGTGGAGCAGCTTTTAGACCAAATTGGGGAGGATAGCCAAGTGTCCGAAGCTTTTATGGATTTTGTCAATTATAATTTGGATAATGAGGAGCGCATCAATGTCAATCAAACCCTTTATGAACGGGCGAAAACCTTCGTGAGTGATGTTCATTATGAAGCACTTAAACAAAACGAAAATTTTGATTGGACGGCTTATGAACACCTCAAAGAGCAACTCCGAAACGAAATTCAGACAGCGAAAGAAGAGCAAGAGCGCATCGCCAACCAAGCATTAGACGAGATACAGAAGCAAAACCTCAACGCTGGCGACTTTTATGGTGGGCAGAAATCCAGTTTGGGCGCTTTTTTTAGAGAGGTGCAGCGGTTTAACCAAGGCGAAAGATCCGATTTTCCATTTCCGAAAGATGAGGCGGCAGCGATGATTCGTTATCAGAAAGGTACAGCATCTAAAGATGAGGCGGTGAAATCCGCTGTGGAGGCACTTTTGCCGCAATTGTTAGACCTCAGAACCACACTGATTAAAAATTATGTAGAGGTAGAAAAGAAAAAGAAAATATTGAAAGAATTGTTGCCGCTTAAAATCAATAAAGAAATTGGCGAGCAGTTGGCTTTAATAGAGGCAGAAGATGATTTGGTGTTGCTTTCTAAGTTCAATATTCTCATCAAAGAAAACTTGAAAGATGAGCCCTCGGCGTTCATTTATGAAAAGATAGGCACCCGTTTTCAGCATTATTTTTTTGATGAATTTCAGGACACTTCTCAGCTGCAGTGGGAGAATATGTTGCCGCTTCGGGACCACACTATTTATTCTGAAGACCATAGTTTTACCCTCGTGGGCGACCCTAAACAGAGCATTTACCGCTTCCGAGGGGGAGATAGCGAACAGATGTTGGACATCATCAACAGAAATGAAAAAGTGGGCGTGCCGCTTCATTTAGAAAATCTGGGCGTTAACTGGCGGAGTGCCAAGCATATCGTGGAATTTAACAACCAACTTTATGCCTATATGGCGCAAGATTTGGCGGAAGAAAAACACCGTTTGCTCTTCTCGGAGCAGGGGCAACAGCAGGCGCACAACACTGATATTTTGGGCAGAGTAAAGGTCAATTTGGTGGACTACGACCGCGCGAATGAGGTGTTTTTTGATCAAGTGGCAGCGCAGATGTATGAAGATATTAAGGAATGCGTGGCTAATGGCTTTTCGCTTCAGGATATTTGCATTCTCTGCCGCACGAAAAAGGAAATCCAAGAACTTTCTCTGCGTTTGGGGCGAGAGAAAATCCAATATCAAGGCAGAGAAACTTACATCAAAACCATTTCTGAGAAAGGGCTCACGCTGGATTTATCAAAAACGATTTTAGCCGTTATAGCCTACCTCCGCTGGGAAAACGAAGAGAAAAATACGCAATATTTGGTGGAAATGTTGTACCACCTCAACAGTTTGGGGCGCATTAGAATTCAGCATTTTACAGAAGACATTTTTAAGTTGTTAGAGGGCAGCTCTCGGCAGGATATTTTAGAAAACCTGAAGCGCTATTATGGCTTAGATTTTCAGCCGAACCACTTGCCAGTGCTTAATTTATACAACAAAATAGAGCATTTGCTCAAGGTTTGTGCGTGGCAAGATAAAGAGACGGATTATTTGCTTAATTTCTTGGAAGAAGTCTATGCATTTACCCAAAATGGAGGCAAAAACCTCAACGATTTCATAAAATATTGGGATGAGGAAATTTCCAAAACCTCGGTGCAAGCTTCGGAGAATATAGATGCCATCAAGATGCTGACCATTCACGCTGCCAAAGGTTTAGAGTTCCCTGTAGTCTTCCTTCCGATGAAAAATGCCAATGAGGATAGCCGTTTTAATGATTGGTTTGCGGTGGATTACCCTCAACTAAAATCCGTGAATTTAAACCAATTTAATAAAGATTTGGTGCCTTATGATGAGGCGCTGCAACAGTTTTCAGATGAGAATACTTATAAAAATAAAATAGACCGCTTTTGTGTGCAATATGTGGCAACCACGCGACCTGTGGAGCAGCTGTTTTTATACCTCCAAAAGCCGAGCAAACCAGAGAGCAATAAGTTGGAAATCTTAGATTTTGTGCAACAGTTTTCGCCATCAGAGGCGGTGTTTGATGTTTTTCCAGAAGAAAACGGCTCGTTTAGAAAGCAAATTTTCCCTAAATCTGCCCCCGAGAAAGTCACACGCCAGAGCATTAAAATCTTTGCCAACCGCGAAAAACAACCGCATAACATCCGCGTGGCTACGCCCTCTAAAAGCTACCAAGCCAGAAACGAAAAAGTCAAACAAGGGATTTTTATCCACGATGTTTTAGCGAAAATCAACACGGCGGAAGATGTAGAGAAAGTCCTGAAATCGTACTGGATAGAGGGCACTATTAGTACGGCGGTTTACCAAGAAGTTGCTGAAAAAATAAAAGCCGTGTTGGCAAATCCGAAATATCAAATGTATTTTGATGAAGCGGTGGAGGAGGTCATTAACGAGCGCGACATCCTTTACCACGGCGAGTTCTACCGCCCTGACCGCATTGTGAAGCGCCACGGCGTGTACTATATCATTGATTTTAAAACTGGAGCGCCCAAATCCAAAGATGAACAGCAGATTGCTTTTTATAAGACCGTGCTGGAGCAGCTGGGGAAGACTGTAGCGGGCACAGAAATTTTATATTTGTAA
- a CDS encoding J domain-containing protein, whose product MAYIDYYKILGLEKTASQDDIKKAYRKLARKYHPDLNPNDKEAEKRFKEINEANEVLSNPENRKKYDKYGEHWKHGEEYEKAQQQQQQYQNYSKQGFSGADFGDQGDFSDFFQSMFGGGAGGAGFGRSSRGRASGKFKGQDISAELTLTLKEAAEKHQRTFEINGKKVRITIPAGVYEGLQIKLKNYGHEGINGGPNGDLYITFHITEDAQFKRVGNDLYTTADIDLYTALLGGEVIVNTLSGSVSLKVKPETQNGTKVRLKGKGFPVYKQDDQAGDLFVTYHVVLPTHLSEKQKELVKELKNTP is encoded by the coding sequence ATGGCGTATATAGACTATTATAAAATTTTGGGACTTGAGAAAACAGCCTCTCAAGACGACATCAAAAAAGCCTACCGAAAATTAGCCCGAAAGTACCACCCAGACCTCAATCCGAATGATAAAGAGGCGGAGAAAAGATTTAAGGAAATCAACGAGGCTAATGAGGTGCTGAGCAACCCCGAAAATCGTAAAAAGTACGATAAATACGGCGAACACTGGAAACACGGCGAGGAGTACGAAAAAGCCCAGCAACAACAGCAACAATACCAAAACTATAGCAAACAAGGCTTCTCTGGTGCTGACTTTGGCGACCAAGGGGATTTTTCGGACTTCTTCCAAAGTATGTTTGGCGGCGGCGCTGGTGGTGCTGGTTTTGGGCGCAGTAGCCGAGGGCGTGCTTCGGGGAAATTTAAGGGGCAAGACATCTCCGCAGAACTGACCCTCACGCTGAAAGAAGCCGCAGAAAAGCATCAACGGACTTTTGAAATCAACGGTAAAAAGGTGCGCATCACCATTCCAGCGGGCGTATATGAAGGGCTTCAAATCAAGCTTAAAAACTATGGTCACGAAGGCATCAACGGCGGTCCTAATGGGGATTTATACATCACTTTCCACATTACCGAAGATGCCCAGTTTAAGCGCGTGGGCAATGATTTATACACCACGGCAGACATTGACCTATATACGGCGCTCCTCGGTGGTGAGGTCATCGTGAATACCCTCAGCGGTAGCGTGAGCCTGAAAGTAAAACCTGAAACGCAAAACGGCACCAAAGTCCGTCTAAAAGGCAAAGGTTTCCCTGTGTACAAGCAAGATGATCAGGCGGGAGATTTATTCGTTACTTATCATGTGGTCCTGCCGACGCACCTCAGCGAGAAGCAAAAAGAATTAGTAAAAGAACTCAAAAATACACCTTAA
- a CDS encoding ComF family protein, with amino-acid sequence MRRILDVIFPNRCIGCQRMIEPEAVICWACTFQVPFTHDTFGDRNLLYERCAEQIPLHNAYALMYYQKIGLSRKLIHQLKYHGMSRLGRWFAYEIAERMEPKDIEAIVTIPLHPKKQRQRGYNQLHLLADTLSELWQVPHLPQALKRNFYSKPQAKKDQTHRKALTNLFSLDQPPEVQHLLVIDDVYTTGSTMKNAAEALLNGTDYQLSILVLAVDE; translated from the coding sequence ATGCGTAGAATTTTAGATGTCATATTCCCTAACCGATGTATAGGCTGCCAGCGGATGATAGAGCCAGAGGCGGTCATATGCTGGGCGTGTACATTTCAAGTCCCATTTACTCACGATACTTTTGGTGACCGTAACCTCCTCTACGAAAGGTGTGCGGAACAAATACCGCTTCATAATGCCTATGCATTGATGTATTATCAAAAAATAGGGCTTTCTCGGAAATTGATACACCAACTGAAATACCACGGTATGTCGCGACTGGGGCGTTGGTTTGCTTATGAAATAGCCGAGCGTATGGAACCCAAAGATATTGAGGCGATTGTTACCATTCCACTACACCCTAAAAAACAAAGGCAAAGAGGCTATAATCAGCTGCATCTGTTGGCGGATACCCTTTCGGAATTATGGCAAGTGCCCCACCTGCCACAGGCTTTGAAGCGCAATTTTTACTCTAAGCCACAAGCCAAAAAAGACCAAACCCACCGCAAAGCCCTCACCAATTTGTTTTCTTTGGATCAGCCGCCAGAAGTCCAGCATTTGCTCGTTATTGATGATGTTTATACCACAGGCTCCACAATGAAAAATGCCGCTGAGGCACTTTTAAACGGCACCGATTATCAGCTGAGCATTTTGGTTTTGGCAGTAGATGAATAA
- a CDS encoding chaperone modulator CbpM, which translates to MKDRISAQECVQLYQIDLHFIEALEDSGLIQPLVEDNIKYIIYEDLSALERFANWHYDLEINMAGLEVIHHLLQKIESLQTQNHRLRVGFTDVAL; encoded by the coding sequence ATGAAAGATAGAATTTCTGCACAAGAATGTGTACAATTATACCAAATAGACCTTCATTTCATTGAGGCGTTGGAAGATTCTGGACTTATCCAACCCTTGGTGGAGGACAACATCAAATACATCATTTATGAGGATTTATCGGCATTAGAACGCTTTGCCAACTGGCATTATGATTTGGAAATCAATATGGCAGGCTTAGAGGTTATCCATCATTTATTGCAAAAAATAGAATCCCTACAAACCCAAAACCACCGCTTGCGTGTAGGGTTTACAGATGTGGCTTTATAA
- a CDS encoding glucokinase, translating to MPFQNQFPLHFPRRAKQENQNISLVAANVKQNKTRIAFYTMVAGQLNLKYQNEYSTPEYGLFSEIFNQFLKDSQQEQPERIVVAVPGPVIDNKCSTDNLPFDLDVNIIREKTGVREVFLINDLEATAYGLTGVEEEDFSIIHEVKTKNKGNVAILAPGRGLGEAGLFWDGACLRPFATEGGHSEFAPRADHELDLYQFLKAIYGIVSWESVLSNEGMFNLFRFIRDVRRQEVPMALTEKINNTPRRHEVIIEAGLSGENRACKLAIETFVELVAREASNLVLKLKATGGLIITGSLANQLEHLLRQPQFYETFTISDKMENVLNTTPIYLLKNKNTTLLGAAYYGAYAQ from the coding sequence ATGCCTTTTCAAAATCAATTTCCACTCCATTTTCCAAGGAGAGCGAAGCAAGAAAACCAGAATATCAGCTTGGTAGCGGCTAATGTGAAGCAAAATAAAACCCGCATCGCATTCTATACTATGGTGGCAGGGCAGCTCAATCTAAAATACCAAAATGAGTATTCCACACCAGAATATGGTCTGTTTAGTGAAATTTTCAACCAATTTTTAAAAGACAGTCAGCAGGAGCAACCAGAGCGCATTGTCGTGGCAGTGCCAGGTCCTGTGATAGACAATAAATGCTCCACCGACAACCTGCCTTTTGATTTAGATGTGAACATCATCCGAGAGAAAACTGGCGTTCGTGAAGTCTTTCTCATTAATGATTTGGAGGCGACAGCTTATGGCTTGACAGGCGTAGAGGAAGAAGATTTTAGCATCATCCACGAGGTTAAAACCAAAAATAAAGGCAATGTCGCTATATTAGCCCCAGGCAGAGGCTTGGGCGAGGCGGGTTTGTTTTGGGACGGCGCTTGCTTAAGACCTTTCGCCACGGAGGGTGGGCACTCAGAGTTTGCACCGCGCGCCGACCACGAGTTGGATTTATACCAGTTTCTAAAAGCCATCTATGGCATCGTGAGTTGGGAGTCTGTACTTTCTAACGAGGGGATGTTCAATCTCTTCCGTTTTATTAGAGATGTAAGGCGCCAAGAGGTTCCAATGGCTTTAACGGAGAAAATCAACAACACGCCACGCCGCCACGAGGTCATTATAGAAGCAGGGCTCAGTGGAGAAAATAGAGCTTGCAAACTCGCGATAGAAACCTTTGTGGAGCTGGTCGCTCGGGAGGCGAGTAATTTAGTACTGAAGCTGAAAGCCACAGGAGGGCTCATCATCACAGGGAGCCTTGCCAACCAGCTGGAGCACTTGCTAAGACAGCCTCAATTCTACGAAACTTTTACCATTAGCGATAAAATGGAAAATGTGCTCAATACCACGCCTATTTATTTATTGAAAAACAAAAATACTACCCTATTGGGAGCGGCGTATTATGGCGCTTATGCCCAGTAG
- a CDS encoding PfkB family carbohydrate kinase, whose protein sequence is MKLLAVGTIAFDAIETPFGKTDKTLGGAATYIGLASSVVESSVCLVSVVGGDFPPDCLQMMRDRNINTDGVEIIKEGKTFFWSGKYHNDLNARDTVATELNVLENFDPKVPEVAKDAEVLLLGNLHPSVQLSVLNKMKQRPKMVILDTMNFWMKHTWEQLLEMIAQTDIICINDEEARQLSGEYSLVKAAQKILQMGPTFVIIKKGEHGALLFDEHQVFAIPALPLEEVFDPTGAGDSFAGGFAAHLAKTQDFSFENMKTALIVGSAIASYTVEKFGTERLVEINERMLKNRIQEFKQLTAFEIQF, encoded by the coding sequence ATGAAACTTTTAGCAGTAGGTACCATCGCTTTTGATGCCATAGAGACGCCATTTGGCAAGACGGACAAAACCCTGGGTGGTGCCGCCACATATATCGGTTTAGCCTCTTCCGTGGTGGAGAGCAGCGTATGCTTGGTATCCGTGGTGGGTGGGGATTTTCCGCCAGATTGCCTACAAATGATGAGAGACAGAAACATCAATACCGATGGGGTAGAAATCATCAAAGAAGGCAAAACTTTTTTCTGGTCTGGTAAATACCATAACGACTTGAATGCCAGAGATACCGTAGCCACAGAGCTGAATGTTTTGGAAAACTTTGATCCCAAAGTGCCAGAAGTTGCCAAAGATGCCGAAGTGCTTTTGCTCGGTAATCTACACCCCAGCGTGCAGCTATCGGTACTCAATAAAATGAAACAACGCCCCAAAATGGTGATTTTAGACACGATGAATTTCTGGATGAAACACACTTGGGAACAGCTTTTGGAGATGATTGCGCAGACGGATATTATCTGCATCAATGATGAGGAAGCCCGCCAACTTTCAGGGGAATATTCCTTAGTGAAAGCCGCCCAGAAAATCCTGCAAATGGGGCCTACTTTTGTGATTATCAAAAAAGGCGAGCACGGCGCATTATTATTTGATGAACATCAGGTTTTTGCCATTCCAGCACTGCCTTTGGAGGAGGTTTTTGACCCTACGGGCGCGGGAGATTCCTTTGCGGGAGGCTTTGCAGCGCATTTAGCCAAGACCCAAGATTTCAGTTTTGAGAATATGAAAACAGCACTGATTGTGGGCTCTGCCATTGCCTCTTACACGGTAGAGAAATTTGGAACGGAGCGTTTGGTGGAGATTAACGAGCGTATGCTCAAAAATAGAATCCAAGAGTTTAAACAGCTCACCGCTTTTGAAATTCAGTTTTAA